TGTATAGCGATTTGAAGAGCGATTTGAAGATAAAAATCGAATTTGAAGAAAGTTCTCTCTTTGGCACTGAGAAACTTCTTTCCTCACCACAGAAGTTTTGATGAGCGTAAGATTatataaaccaaaacccggaaatactaaaccaaacacccttttaacaaacacaccaccccgaaccacataaaacaaataccctctgccacgccctgaccaaactacaaaacaattaactttatatactggccaggacgtgacagtcatacGTACATCGCACATCACATTTTCCATTTCTGTGTCATGACATTTCTATCTCCCGTATACTTTCAATATTGCCTGTGATCTACATTCATAGCGAGTGGGATTTTGATAGTGTACCTAGTACAATAACGCATGGAAGAAGACAGTTACAATTTAATCGTGTCTCCTGAAACATATGAACAGAATAAGATCAGTATTATATTAATAAGCTATTTTACAAAGCTGGGTATCGTTTATTTTCAAAGTTTGATTATTAGATAAGCTTATATAAATAATGTGTTCAATCTGAATATTAATATCCGGTTGAAGAACACTTTCATCTGCACAGAATAAACAGTTGAATATCCCACATATAtctaattgtatgtgtgtgggaaAACCATTTTAAATTCAAAGTCGAAGGACTAAACTTTATTACTTTGTCTCTATCCACTCTGGCTGTACACAGTTGCAAGTTGACGTTTATTGAGATGCCGTGTTCTGGAGGCAGAGCTGAgtgatttccactagatgggccagctgcaaagtcaaaattggctatatgtTAGGGTTAGGCAAAAGGTTAGcagggtggttagggttaggtttgaaatctgattttatgactttgtggctgtgccatctAGTGACCACTCTACAAAGCTGCCTTCAGTACATgagtcatcccaataaatgccTACCTGCTACACATTCAATCAGTGATCGATTTAATAATCTTGTTACATTTTGGTACCTCATCCTGGTTAATTTCGGTATCGCCCAGTGAGAATTCCTCTTTAAATCCAAAGGGCAAAACTTCAACTTCAACTCTGTTGCTTTCCATCCAAACTCTCACTGTACACATTCAATCAGCTACACGTTTTCTCATTTTGGTACCCAATCTTAGTTCATTTTTATACATTGTTTTGTTACCCCCACCCCATCACCCTCTATCTAATCAGGGCTTGTATTGCCATATACATGCTGGCCGTGGGGGTTTACGTACACAttctgctcctgtctgtctggggtgatTCTCTCTGGGGTCCCATTATGTTGCGGCTTCTCATAGACGATACTACGTAGGGTCATTTGGGTGCTACGGGCGCTCAGCCGGGGCACGTTGCCGCCACAGAGGCCGGAGTGACACGTGATCTGCTGGAACATCTCCCGGAAGCGGGTGGACATGAGGTTGTAGAGGATGGGGTTGACCGCCGAGCTGAGGTAGAAGAAGACCCCGGAGACGATGTGGACGTACTGGAAGACCAGGTGGTGGTGGCCGGTCCAGGTGTTTATGAAGCTCCACATGAGACGGTCAATGTGGAAGGGAGCCCAGCAGATGCCAAAAACAATCACCAGTATGCCTGCATAGACAgttggacagacggacagacaagaCATTTGCAGACTTTGAGAGTAAGAGCAATGTTTAAGTGACAATGAACATGTTTAGAAACTAATCTTTTGGTTTGTACTTTAGCACAGGATTTTAAGTCCCAATTCGAAATAAATATTGGTCTATAATTTGTCGCATTTCCAGAACATCTTATCTTCTGAGAGCAAGAGCAATGGTTAagtaacaacagactttcagttgTACTTCAGCAAATAATTTTAAATCCCTATTCAATAGAGAGATCGGTCTGTAATCTGTAATTTCCTGGACATCTCCTCTCTACCCTTCAGGCACTATAGAGAAAGTGGATGATGAACTCACAAAGCATCTTGGTGACTTGTTGGTGGCGCGCCCTCTGCTGGTGTCTGCAGTGGCGGTCAGGACCAAAACCCTGCCCGGTCCTGACCCCCTGCATGCCCCTCTTCATCCTGAGCTGCAGGCCAATGCGCACGTACAGCACAGTGATGGTGAGCATAGGCATCAGGAAGAAGACCAGTGTGGTTACTTGAATAATCAGGTTGTACATCCACATGGGCTTGACCATCATGCAGACGGCCGACTCTGGGAATTGGCGGCCAAATCGGGGCCTCAACACGGCCAACCCGTGGAGGCTGGTGTTTGGCATGGCGCACACCATGGACATGACCCACAGCATCAGGATGACACGCTTGGCATGGGCGTGCGTGGCCACGTGCTTGACTTTCAGCGGGTGTAACACGGCGATGTAGCGTTCCACGCTCAGTGCCGTTACATTGAGAATGGAGGCAAAGCAGACCGTCTCAAACAGGAAGGTCTTGAAGTAACAGCCGCCGGCGCCGAACAGGAACGGGTAGTTGCTCCACATCTCGTAGAGTTCCAACGGCATACCCAGCAGTAGGACTAATAAATCGGACACGGCCAGACTGAACAGGTAGTAATTAGTTGGCGTCCGCATCACCTTGTAGCGCACGATGACGGCGCAGGTGAGCACGTTCCCTAACACTCCCACAGCGAAGATAATGAGGAAGGTAATGCAAACCGGCAGGAAAACAGGCGACCGCTGGAAGCCTAGAAACTTTTCCAGGTACTGACTCCGATTCAGGCACGTGTCCTCCATGTCATCAGCACTGACGTTGCCCAGGGCCCAGGACACATTCCAACCAAGCTGGTCAGGAGTGGTGGCAGGCAGACCCAGAGAGGAACAGTTATACTGAGCCATTGGTTTATGGGGACACAACACCTGAGGGGGAGAATGGAAATAATAGGAATGGAATGTTTTGCTTGGTTCAGTGTAGGTGACAGTTTAGCAGTAGTCTGAACAAACAACATTTGGCAGTTGGTGATTATGACGTGACCTATTATGTGCATGCTCATATGTCAGTCATATGTCACAatgagggtgtcttgtcctgcttctgaattcatcccagtcatcagcaaatGAGCATTGGggtttgtactgtatgtctgaTATCAATGTGTGTGCAATAACAATGCTAATTCCAGGAAATGTTATCTAACATAGCCTACTACAAGTTTGGTGTAATTGAAtggtttgccttgtgtggtaggtttttgtgggttttgacacttatgtaggtgtcataaccaggtTATAAAATATCACAATATACTGTATGGCACAACATTAACATGTACATTGTAGTCAACAAAATGTCTAAATATGTGTGAAAACAGTGTTACAATGTTATTTATGACAGGCTATGAcagctgttatgacatggttatgaagtgttataaAGTGTTATGAC
Above is a window of Salmo salar chromosome ssa03, Ssal_v3.1, whole genome shotgun sequence DNA encoding:
- the LOC106599180 gene encoding neuromedin-U receptor 1-like: MAQYNCSSLGLPATTPDQLGWNVSWALGNVSADDMEDTCLNRSQYLEKFLGFQRSPVFLPVCITFLIIFAVGVLGNVLTCAVIVRYKVMRTPTNYYLFSLAVSDLLVLLLGMPLELYEMWSNYPFLFGAGGCYFKTFLFETVCFASILNVTALSVERYIAVLHPLKVKHVATHAHAKRVILMLWVMSMVCAMPNTSLHGLAVLRPRFGRQFPESAVCMMVKPMWMYNLIIQVTTLVFFLMPMLTITVLYVRIGLQLRMKRGMQGVRTGQGFGPDRHCRHQQRARHQQVTKMLCILVIVFGICWAPFHIDRLMWSFINTWTGHHHLVFQYVHIVSGVFFYLSSAVNPILYNLMSTRFREMFQQITCHSGLCGGNVPRLSARSTQMTLRSIVYEKPQHNGTPERITPDRQEQNVYVNPHGQHVYGNTSPD